Proteins encoded in a region of the Bartonella taylorii genome:
- a CDS encoding radical SAM protein, with product MFRINLDENSITRLNDFQTIVLNDSAIFLIDSVFLQNQKIETVAAKLNVEKEILASDFSILLRELEKNGFLLKKGNLISASDSIFDLKKLWVPVTPIIHIIQNCNSPCIMCDCWKIKEKNWHTPESLIPLFRMLKEKGAASVMLSGGEPLMHPKLKDILLTLNELGLPVELNTNGILLHKNLWISQYDIKEIVISMDSTSVQGYYDIRGANKFDRVWKNIETVKNLQPLQSIGIRATVTKEILENIINFIDFCISKDVDYIGFSPLDTSSFSFSRKNNTKDRSKALRNKILPPNASLFHLRDELSRKESPLQIYIDKKFQERKISWTSQNFVNCINYYLGENSTYVSSPLMCLFPFSSLVLDYNGDLKNCFYSEAFGNLQNYEAIDWSAQSVLKSLKESGACSGCRGKVFCG from the coding sequence ATGTTTCGTATTAATCTCGACGAGAATAGCATAACTAGATTAAATGATTTTCAGACTATTGTGCTTAATGATTCAGCTATATTTTTAATTGATTCAGTTTTTTTACAAAATCAGAAAATTGAAACTGTTGCGGCAAAGCTTAATGTAGAGAAAGAGATTTTAGCATCAGATTTTTCAATCTTGTTAAGAGAACTAGAAAAGAATGGTTTTCTTTTAAAGAAGGGAAACTTGATTAGTGCGTCAGATTCGATTTTTGATCTTAAAAAATTATGGGTACCTGTAACACCTATTATACATATTATCCAGAATTGCAATAGCCCTTGTATCATGTGCGATTGCTGGAAAATTAAGGAAAAAAATTGGCATACTCCAGAAAGTTTAATACCCTTATTTAGAATGTTGAAAGAAAAAGGAGCTGCCTCAGTGATGCTTTCTGGGGGAGAACCTTTAATGCATCCGAAGCTTAAAGATATTTTATTAACGTTGAATGAACTAGGTCTGCCTGTTGAATTAAATACCAATGGCATCTTATTGCATAAAAATTTATGGATTTCACAGTATGACATAAAAGAAATTGTTATTTCTATGGATTCGACTAGTGTCCAAGGATATTATGATATACGGGGGGCGAATAAATTTGATCGCGTGTGGAAAAACATTGAAACAGTTAAGAATCTTCAACCTCTGCAAAGTATAGGAATAAGAGCGACAGTTACCAAAGAGATTCTAGAAAATATTATTAATTTTATCGATTTTTGTATAAGCAAAGATGTCGATTATATCGGATTCAGCCCGCTCGATACGTCGTCATTTAGTTTTTCTAGAAAAAATAATACAAAGGATCGATCTAAGGCTTTAAGAAACAAAATTCTTCCGCCAAACGCCTCACTTTTTCATTTGAGAGATGAATTATCAAGGAAAGAATCCCCCCTCCAGATTTATATAGATAAAAAGTTCCAAGAAAGGAAAATCTCATGGACGTCACAAAATTTTGTAAATTGTATTAATTATTACTTAGGCGAGAATTCTACATACGTTTCGTCGCCGTTAATGTGTTTATTTCCATTTTCATCCTTGGTATTGGACTATAATGGAGATTTAAAAAATTGCTTTTATTCAGAAGCTTTTGGGAATCTACAAAATTATGAGGCAATAGATTGGTCTGCTCAAAGCGTTTTAAAATCTTTGAAAGAATCTGGCGCATGTAGCGGATGTCGTGGGAAGGTATTTTGTGGATAA
- a CDS encoding MFS transporter: MDKVKQFKIYSVSKSTALVVAVLPLFLSEKLHLSQADIVLIGSYFLLLPLILEVPLGLLSDVYGSKRVIYTGLFFFLCGFLALFMNYAYFAYATYLLCITLAAACFSGAEDSLLFSVVPKHRTLFSVKSEVAAVTYSVTTVLIFLGGILYYVHPALPVIFQVLSLIFAIFMFSKLTKGLDSFHINAHPNIFTVMCASRKEVKNPYRFTLIFLSAVSAFAILVNNRTVSIAFSDFLPFQPAILVSIIFIIGNFFSASSNILFQKYFSKFQNPIFPVLMIGCMVTIAFFLMSFQIIAALILGFLLLCVFKSVYRSYLSSLLINSLIDPKAIATVLSFTAIITAVVSFAFSFLYGHVFSTFWQANLWLSVIMAVIFGVSALIIFVRKQEIIWLQPENAQSSKQHFLKRKHQEFCYGQIYPEASCINENIKDGSFRQSLYPAPNLITLCDEVVEWEFIRGTVLSQMDLLHQKTIIDQINKIFQDRLSKNIILSHGDLHPDNIIVTPDSSFMVVDWDLCQEASPELDILTFFTSPRLSLNLEERIDYISHLLSISKDEALPMIKAFVAKKISDLCLYQNIFMKQLVLDYMNLNKKFHGR, encoded by the coding sequence GTGGATAAGGTTAAGCAATTTAAGATTTATAGTGTTAGCAAGTCTACTGCTCTAGTGGTTGCTGTTTTACCACTTTTTTTGTCGGAAAAATTGCATTTGTCGCAAGCGGATATTGTTTTAATCGGTAGTTATTTTTTATTGCTTCCTTTGATCTTAGAAGTCCCCTTGGGTTTATTATCAGATGTTTATGGAAGTAAGCGCGTTATTTATACTGGGCTGTTTTTCTTTCTTTGCGGTTTTTTAGCTCTTTTTATGAATTATGCATATTTTGCTTACGCCACTTATTTGTTATGTATTACATTAGCAGCCGCTTGTTTCTCAGGTGCGGAAGATAGTTTACTCTTTTCTGTAGTACCAAAGCATCGCACACTGTTTTCCGTTAAGTCCGAAGTGGCTGCTGTTACCTATAGTGTGACAACGGTACTTATTTTTTTAGGGGGAATACTTTATTATGTGCATCCTGCATTGCCTGTGATTTTTCAAGTCCTTTCATTAATTTTTGCTATTTTTATGTTTTCAAAACTGACAAAGGGATTAGATAGTTTTCATATCAACGCTCATCCGAATATTTTCACAGTTATGTGCGCCAGCCGTAAAGAAGTCAAAAATCCTTATCGCTTCACTCTTATTTTTTTAAGTGCAGTTTCAGCTTTTGCTATTTTGGTTAATAATCGAACTGTTTCTATCGCATTTTCTGATTTTTTGCCATTTCAACCTGCTATTTTGGTTTCGATTATTTTTATCATTGGGAATTTTTTTTCAGCAAGTTCCAATATATTGTTTCAGAAGTATTTTTCAAAGTTTCAAAATCCTATTTTTCCCGTCTTAATGATTGGTTGTATGGTAACCATTGCTTTTTTTCTCATGTCATTTCAAATCATTGCGGCTCTTATATTAGGATTTTTACTGCTATGTGTTTTTAAATCTGTTTATCGATCTTATCTGTCGTCTCTTCTTATAAATTCACTGATTGATCCCAAAGCTATCGCGACTGTTTTATCATTTACAGCCATTATTACAGCTGTTGTATCCTTTGCATTCAGTTTTTTATACGGTCATGTTTTTTCAACGTTCTGGCAAGCTAATTTGTGGTTGTCAGTGATTATGGCTGTGATTTTTGGGGTGTCTGCTTTAATTATTTTTGTCAGAAAACAAGAAATCATTTGGTTACAGCCTGAAAATGCACAATCGTCAAAACAACATTTCTTGAAACGCAAGCATCAAGAGTTTTGCTATGGGCAAATTTATCCGGAAGCATCGTGCATTAATGAAAACATCAAGGATGGCTCTTTTCGACAAAGTCTCTATCCTGCACCAAATTTGATAACACTTTGCGATGAAGTAGTCGAATGGGAGTTTATCCGGGGTACTGTATTGAGCCAAATGGATTTGCTACATCAAAAGACGATTATTGATCAAATCAATAAGATTTTTCAAGATCGATTAAGCAAGAATATAATCTTATCACATGGAGATTTACATCCTGATAATATCATTGTTACTCCTGATAGTTCTTTTATGGTAGTGGATTGGGATTTATGTCAAGAAGCCAGTCCGGAATTGGATATCTTAACATTTTTCACCAGTCCAAGATTATCTCTCAATTTAGAAGAACGGATAGACTATATTTCTCATTTGCTGTCTATATCAAAGGATGAAGCTTTACCAATGATAAAAGCGTTTGTGGCTAAAAAAATTTCTGATCTTTGTCTATACCAAAATATTTTCATGAAACAATTAGTATTGGATTATATGAACTTGAATAAGAAATTTCATGGGCGATAA
- a CDS encoding radical SAM protein: MGDNIVICNKNCSAGCNHCPYSMECMVRDDALPESLYTINDIKSDFIILSGGEPFELDYDLLHKYTCMCLICKKYFRIATGGHIYIQPYLKLLKSNPFFLGIQIGTDVISEIRNLDSKKYKQKWVRNIECMKKYSVPYSVTITLSERFDLAEVLALICIAAPEFILVNFENRKKYENTFQLNMIRDFFSGCEIKYGYTHQSLHQ, encoded by the coding sequence ATGGGCGATAATATTGTAATTTGTAATAAAAATTGCAGTGCGGGCTGCAATCATTGTCCGTATTCGATGGAATGTATGGTGAGAGATGACGCGTTGCCTGAATCTTTATATACAATAAATGACATAAAATCTGATTTTATTATTCTTTCTGGTGGAGAGCCTTTTGAGCTCGATTATGATTTACTTCATAAATATACTTGTATGTGTCTCATTTGTAAAAAATATTTTCGGATTGCCACAGGGGGGCATATCTATATTCAACCATATTTGAAGCTATTAAAGAGTAATCCGTTCTTTTTAGGGATACAAATAGGCACAGATGTTATTTCAGAGATAAGAAATCTAGACAGTAAAAAATATAAACAAAAGTGGGTGCGTAACATAGAATGTATGAAAAAATATAGCGTACCATATAGTGTGACGATTACTTTATCGGAGAGATTCGATTTGGCAGAAGTGTTAGCTCTAATATGTATCGCTGCTCCCGAGTTCATTTTAGTTAATTTTGAAAATAGAAAAAAGTACGAGAATACATTTCAGTTAAATATGATACGGGATTTTTTTTCTGGCTGTGAGATAAAATATGGATATACGCATCAGAGTTTACACCAATAA
- a CDS encoding helix-turn-helix transcriptional regulator, giving the protein MTENDILLTDRESAKLLHMSVSTFRRHVTNGSLPKPLKFGFLSRWLQSDLINVIEKAKQQRYRI; this is encoded by the coding sequence ATGACAGAAAATGATATTCTTTTGACAGACCGTGAAAGTGCAAAATTGCTTCATATGAGTGTCTCAACATTCCGACGTCATGTAACCAATGGCTCTCTCCCCAAACCTCTAAAATTTGGTTTCTTATCGCGTTGGTTACAATCGGATCTTATCAATGTAATCGAGAAAGCAAAACAGCAACGTTATAGGATTTAA
- a CDS encoding Gfo/Idh/MocA family protein: MMPRVAVLGCGSWGGNHIRTLQGLGALAAVSDMDVERAAHFACMYGVEAIAPKDLFTHKDIDALVLALPAQFHTENVLRAVKNGKDVLVEKPIALNISDAERQVQVAGEYGRIFMVGHVLRFHPAFEKICELVAKGELGDVRYIYSHRLGFGKFHTQSDALWDLAPHDLSMILALTGCEPSEIRGEGAAVVDKLSDFAHVHMVFPNGIRSHLFASRLSPYRERRLTVVGTKAMLVFDDMEPWSRKLALHHFAVWKEGKKWAFSTDELNYIELCEGLPLTYELQHFLHCIETRQAPRTNGNEAIAVLRILTAAHINYHE, encoded by the coding sequence ATGATGCCACGTGTAGCGGTTTTAGGATGTGGTTCTTGGGGTGGAAATCATATACGAACACTCCAAGGGCTCGGAGCTTTAGCAGCAGTTTCTGATATGGATGTTGAGCGCGCGGCGCACTTTGCTTGTATGTATGGTGTTGAAGCCATTGCGCCAAAAGATCTTTTTACTCATAAAGATATTGATGCGCTGGTGTTGGCATTGCCTGCGCAATTTCATACAGAAAATGTTCTGCGTGCTGTTAAAAATGGTAAAGATGTCTTGGTTGAAAAACCAATAGCCTTGAATATTTCTGATGCTGAACGTCAAGTGCAGGTTGCTGGTGAATATGGGCGCATTTTTATGGTGGGGCATGTTTTGCGATTTCACCCTGCTTTTGAAAAAATATGTGAGTTGGTGGCAAAAGGAGAGCTGGGGGATGTGCGTTATATTTATTCTCATCGATTAGGTTTTGGCAAATTTCATACACAAAGTGATGCTTTATGGGATCTTGCTCCTCATGATCTCTCGATGATTTTGGCTTTGACAGGTTGCGAACCTTCTGAAATTCGCGGAGAGGGGGCTGCTGTAGTTGATAAGCTTTCTGATTTCGCACATGTTCATATGGTATTTCCCAATGGTATACGTAGCCATCTTTTTGCTTCACGCCTAAGTCCTTATCGTGAAAGGCGCTTAACAGTTGTTGGTACAAAAGCTATGCTTGTCTTTGATGATATGGAGCCATGGAGTCGTAAATTAGCGTTGCATCATTTTGCTGTTTGGAAAGAAGGTAAAAAGTGGGCTTTTAGTACTGATGAGCTGAATTACATTGAACTTTGTGAAGGTTTGCCGCTAACTTATGAATTGCAGCATTTTCTTCATTGTATTGAGACGCGTCAAGCGCCTCGTACAAATGGTAATGAAGCTATTGCTGTTTTACGAATTTTGACTGCTGCTCATATTAATTATCATGAATAA
- a CDS encoding DegT/DnrJ/EryC1/StrS family aminotransferase encodes MQFIDLAAQRLRIEDKINTAIAHVVSSGQYILGPKVTEFEERLADYLGVKHVVACANGTDALKMPLMAKNIGPGDAVFCPSFTFSATAEVVALVGAEPVFVDVLPNTFNIDVDKLSEAIEMVKKRGRLKPKAIIAVDLFGLPADYMKIAKVAAKENLFIIEDAAQSMGGRSGNIMCGAFGDVAATSFYPAKPLGCYGDGGAMMTNDDNLAALLRSILFHGKGETQYDNVRIGMNSRLDTIQAAILLEKFVIFEEEIEKRVAIAQYYSNNLRDIVTVPEVREGERCAYAQYTIKVENRDKLKDYLQKNSIPTMVYYKTPLHQQLAYKHFPYVKDSLSVSESLGNCVLSLPMHPYLTQTDQDMVIQRIRDFYL; translated from the coding sequence ATGCAATTCATCGACCTTGCAGCGCAGCGCTTGCGCATCGAAGATAAAATTAATACTGCAATTGCGCATGTGGTCTCCAGCGGTCAATATATTTTGGGGCCGAAGGTAACGGAATTTGAAGAGCGGTTGGCGGATTATCTTGGTGTCAAGCATGTGGTTGCGTGTGCTAACGGCACTGATGCGTTGAAGATGCCTCTTATGGCTAAAAATATTGGTCCTGGTGATGCTGTTTTTTGTCCTAGTTTCACGTTTTCGGCAACGGCTGAAGTGGTTGCTTTGGTGGGTGCTGAACCTGTTTTTGTTGATGTTTTGCCTAATACATTTAATATTGACGTTGATAAACTTTCTGAAGCAATCGAAATGGTCAAAAAAAGGGGACGTCTCAAACCAAAGGCAATTATTGCTGTTGATTTGTTTGGGCTTCCTGCTGATTATATGAAAATTGCTAAAGTGGCGGCAAAGGAAAATCTTTTTATTATTGAAGATGCTGCGCAATCTATGGGGGGAAGAAGCGGTAATATTATGTGCGGAGCTTTTGGTGATGTGGCTGCGACAAGTTTTTATCCTGCAAAACCATTAGGGTGTTATGGCGATGGTGGTGCTATGATGACCAATGATGATAATTTAGCAGCACTTTTACGTTCTATTCTGTTTCATGGTAAAGGTGAAACGCAATATGATAATGTGCGTATTGGTATGAATTCACGTCTAGATACCATTCAGGCGGCAATTTTGTTAGAAAAGTTTGTTATTTTTGAAGAAGAGATAGAAAAGCGTGTGGCTATTGCTCAATATTATTCTAATAATTTAAGAGATATTGTCACAGTTCCAGAAGTGAGAGAGGGAGAGCGTTGTGCTTATGCGCAATATACTATTAAGGTAGAAAATCGCGACAAATTAAAGGATTATTTACAGAAAAATTCTATCCCTACAATGGTTTATTATAAAACTCCATTACATCAACAGTTAGCTTATAAACACTTTCCTTATGTAAAAGATTCTCTTTCTGTTTCTGAATCTCTAGGAAATTGTGTTTTAAGTTTACCGATGCATCCTTATTTGACGCAAACTGATCAAGATATGGTTATTCAGCGAATCAGAGATTTTTATCTTTAA